Part of the Deltaproteobacteria bacterium genome, GCCGAGAGCAAGCAGATGCGTCAGGTTCTGAGAGTCGCCCTGAAGCTCGCCCAGATCCGCGCTTCCAATATTTTGCTGCTGGGAGAATCTGGAACCGGCAAAGGATTGCTTGCTAAGTTCATTCATCAACACAGCGAGCGTAAGTCCAGTCCTTTTATCCAGATCAACTGCGCTGCCTTGCCGGAAACTCTGCTCGAGGCTGAGCTTTTCGGGTACGAATATGGCGCCTTTACGGGCGCACGCAAGCAGGGCAAAGCCGGTCTGTTCGAACTGGCCCACAAGGGAACGTTGTTTCTTGACGAGATCGGTGATTTGCCCCTGCCCCTGCAAGCAAAGTTGTTGAAATGTTTGGATGATCATGAAATTATGCGGCTCGGTGGACTAAAAGCTCTAGAAATAGATTGCCTGGTAATTGCGGCAACCAATCAGGATCTGGAGCAGCAAGTCAAGCGTAAACGATTCCGCCAGGATCTATATTATCGCCTGAATACTTTCAGCATAAAAATTCCTCCCCTGAGAGAGCGGCCAGACGATGTTTTTGGACTGGCCCACCATTTTCTTGCCAAATACAACAAATTATATGGCATGAGGAAGCGCTTTCGAGCCAAGGCCATGGAAATGTTTCAACAATATCCCTTTCCAGGAAACGTGCGGGAGCTGAAAAATCTGATCAAGAGAGCGGTTGTCATGAGTGAAAGTGCTGTCCTGGATGACTTCCTGGTAGCGAGCATGAAACCGCTGCATCCAGCTGACAAACCTGGAGGATTGCAGCCACAACCCTCACGACCGCTGGTAGAAGAACTGTCGCGGCTGGAGCGGGAAATTCTGCGAAACACCATGAGTCATTGTAAAACAACGCGTGAACTGGCAGCGCACCTGGGAATCAGCCAGCCCACCATCGTTCGTAAGATGAAAAAACACGGACTCGCCTTTTCATGAGATTCATTAATGAATCGCCGTATCTCTATCTAGTTGTTTTTGAAGAAATGTTTATGCAATTGCGTTTTGATTCATAATTGCATCAACCAGATTGCCATAAATAGCAGCATGATATGTCATGAGTTGATTCACAATTGCATCAAAGAACCGTTTTGCTTTCCGGCAATCACCCTGCATAAAAGTATTTTAGTAATATATTCCACATGTTACAATATGGCCCGTATTTTGCTCCTCCGTCCTCCCAGTATACCATCCTGAGACTATCAACCGTGATCGATCAACTGAGCAAACGAGGAGAGACAAATGGGCCAGCACTTGACAAACGAACGCCTAGGGGAATTGCGCTCTCAGGTGATCGCCAAAGGGTATGCCAGTGCAAATCCCTGCTACATCGACAGGGCCGAAGGGGCTCTGGTTTATGATGTGGAGGGAAGGCAGTATATCGATTTTGCCACTGGCATCGCGGTTATGAATGTGGGCCATTCTCACCCGAAGGTTGTTGCTGCCATAAAAGACCAGGCAGAAAAATTTACCCACACCTGCTTTATGGTTCTCCCTTACGAACCGGCCGTAAGACTGGCGGAGAAACTGAATTCGGCTGTGCCAGGCGATACTCCCAAAGCCACTCTCTTCGTCAATAGCGGTGCGGAAGCGGTAGAAAATGCAGTAAAAATCGCCCGCTACATTACCAAGAGGCAGGCTGTCATCGCCTTCGAAAACGCTTTCCACGGCCGTACCGTGCTTGGCATGAGTCTCACCAGCAAAGTCAAACCTTACAAGTTTGGCTTTGGACCGCTGGTACCAGAAGTGTACCGCATGCCCTTCGCCTATTGCTACCGCTGCCCCTTTCGGCTGGAATATCCGCAATGCAACGTGATCTGTGCTGATTATCTGGAGGAATTTTTCCTCTCTCACGTGGCTCCCGAATCCACTGCTGCCCTCATATTTGAACCCATCACCGGCGAGGGAGGTTTCATTGTTCCTCCTCCTGAATACTTTCCCAAATTGCAAAAAATTTGTAACCAGTATGGCATTCATTTCATTGCCGATGAAATTCAGACCGGCATGGGACGCACCGGCGCCATGTTTGCCATGGAACACTGGAACATAGAAGCGGACATCACCATCGTGGCCAAGAGCCTGGCTGCCGGCCTGCCATTGAGTGCTGTGGTCGGCAAGAAGGAAATCATGGACGCAGTGCACCCGGGCGGCCTCGGCGGCACTTATGGAGGAAATCCCCTGGCATGCCGTGCAGCACTGGCCGTCTGGGAAATCTTTGAAAGTGAGGACCTGCTGGAGAAAGGCCGTCAACTCGGCCGTAGAGTCCGTCAGAGGCTCGAGCAATTTCAGGATCGATTCGAAGTGGTGGGGGACGTCCGCGGCATCGGTCCAATGCTTGCTCTCGAACTCGTCAAAGACCGCCAGTCCAAGAAACCCGCAGCAGATGAAGCAAGAGCTGTTAGCAGGTTCTGCTTCGAAAAAGGCCTGATCATCCTGACCTGCGGCAATTACGGCAATGTCATCCGTCTTCTCATGCCGCTCAATATCGAAGATGAACTTGTGGAGAAAGGATTGACAATCCTCGAGGAAGGACTCCATTCACTGACGAAATGATTCCCTTTCTAGAAATGGAAACAGAGGTGCGTTTGTTACCTGGTAGTTTCTGGCAGATTAAAGAAGACCTGGACCCCTGCCGCAGTTATGTGGTCCTCGAGAAGAAAGTCGGCAGCGGCAAAATCGCTGATTTTACCGAGGTTGTCCAGGCTCTGGAAGAGACGGCAGGGACAGTTCTCGAAACCAAGCTTCACCGGGATGCTGTCAACTCCAAGACTTTCCTGGTAGTGGAGATTAATTCGGAGGCAGCGCCCCAGGTGAAGCGAACTCTGTTGCACTGCAAGCTTCCCCCGGACATTGTGCTATATTTTTACGGTGATACCTATAAGAAAGATGCTGAAGCCTGATAGCAAACGGTTCGAGTTTGCCGACCTCGAGCATTGCCGAGAGGTCAGTATTTGGCTTGGGGTAATCTTGTATCACAAAAAAAGGAGGAGACCATGAGAATTACCAGGAACAGAACTACGGTTTTGAAATGCTCTCTGGCTGTGTTGCTAGCGGGCGCCCTCATCTTTGCCTTTGGAGAATCCCTGCAAGCTAAGGAAAAAGTAGTAAGAATTGGCAACATCATTCCCCTTTCCGGCCCTTCTGCCTCGGTTGGTGAGCAGGGCAAGAATGCCCGGGAAATGGCGGTTGAAGAGATCAATGCCGCAGGAGGAATCAAGTCTCTCGGGGGGGCCAAGTTGCAGATGCTCTATGCCGATTCTGAGTCAAAGCCCGAGAAGGGCGTTGCTGAAGCAGAGCGCCTGATCAACACGGAAAAGGTTCACGTGCTTACCGGTTGCTGGAACTCGGCCGTGACCTATCCGGTCACCGCGGTTGCGGAACGGTACGGCATTCCCTTTATTGTGCCGGTATCGGTTGCCGACAAGATCACCGAGCAGGGTTTCAAGAACGTTTTCCGCATTGCCGCCAAGAGCAGCTGGTGGAGCCGCGACCAGTTTGCCTTCCTCAAGGACATACAGAATGAATTCGGTACAAGAGTCAAACGCCTTGCATTCGTCTATGAAAACGGCGATTGGGGAAAAAGCATTGCCGAGCAGTGGAAGAAACTGGCCAATAAGGGCGGCTATGAAGTCGTCTTGGACGAACCCTATCCCTCTACCGCCACCGATCTCAGTCCTGTGGTCCAGAAGATCAGAAGATCGAGACCTGACGTCTTGATGCTGGTATCAAATGCTGCCGACGCCATTTTGCTTACCAACACGCTGGCGGAATACAAGGTAGACTTGAAGGCCATAATCGCCAGCGGCGGTGGTCATGCTGATCCCTCCTTCATCAAGGCCACTGGCGACAACTCCAGATACCTTTTCGACATCGTCGAATGGGAAACAGATGTCAATAAACCCGGCGCCAAGGAGGCCAATGCAAAGTACAAGGCAAAATACGGCTACAATCTGACGGGGGAGGCGGTAGACGCCTATCTAGCCATGTATGTTTTGAAGGACGCCCTGGAAAGGGCCGGATCACTCGATCCTGCAAAGATTCGCCAGGCACTTGCAACCACCAAGCTCACCAGCGGCCCCGGTATGATTGTCGGCTATGATGCAGTGGAATTTGACAGTACTGGCCAGAACAAACACGCCTCACTTGTCATGGTACAGATCAATGATATCGGCAACGG contains:
- a CDS encoding sigma 54-interacting transcriptional regulator, yielding MRSPISYKQIFHATSNGIVVTDATGTIIYFNKQAERILDLQAAKHIGLYICDVLPLTGQQVIECLQTGKPKLGHHIIGKKVNLVLNITLIEQRKVILGTVCSFQEMQEFENAARKLESYKQLNRQLETIFKTSFDGIWVCNGEGKVININEASERLNGIRAEEVVGKNIADLVAEDLFDRSVTLEVLDTKRQVSLMQYVPRTGRYLLATGTPAFDEKGNIYLVVVNERDMTDLNAIREELEESYMVNQKIKAELAELSILELRGQEIIAESKQMRQVLRVALKLAQIRASNILLLGESGTGKGLLAKFIHQHSERKSSPFIQINCAALPETLLEAELFGYEYGAFTGARKQGKAGLFELAHKGTLFLDEIGDLPLPLQAKLLKCLDDHEIMRLGGLKALEIDCLVIAATNQDLEQQVKRKRFRQDLYYRLNTFSIKIPPLRERPDDVFGLAHHFLAKYNKLYGMRKRFRAKAMEMFQQYPFPGNVRELKNLIKRAVVMSESAVLDDFLVASMKPLHPADKPGGLQPQPSRPLVEELSRLEREILRNTMSHCKTTRELAAHLGISQPTIVRKMKKHGLAFS
- the gabT gene encoding 4-aminobutyrate--2-oxoglutarate transaminase; protein product: MGQHLTNERLGELRSQVIAKGYASANPCYIDRAEGALVYDVEGRQYIDFATGIAVMNVGHSHPKVVAAIKDQAEKFTHTCFMVLPYEPAVRLAEKLNSAVPGDTPKATLFVNSGAEAVENAVKIARYITKRQAVIAFENAFHGRTVLGMSLTSKVKPYKFGFGPLVPEVYRMPFAYCYRCPFRLEYPQCNVICADYLEEFFLSHVAPESTAALIFEPITGEGGFIVPPPEYFPKLQKICNQYGIHFIADEIQTGMGRTGAMFAMEHWNIEADITIVAKSLAAGLPLSAVVGKKEIMDAVHPGGLGGTYGGNPLACRAALAVWEIFESEDLLEKGRQLGRRVRQRLEQFQDRFEVVGDVRGIGPMLALELVKDRQSKKPAADEARAVSRFCFEKGLIILTCGNYGNVIRLLMPLNIEDELVEKGLTILEEGLHSLTK
- a CDS encoding ABC transporter substrate-binding protein, coding for MRITRNRTTVLKCSLAVLLAGALIFAFGESLQAKEKVVRIGNIIPLSGPSASVGEQGKNAREMAVEEINAAGGIKSLGGAKLQMLYADSESKPEKGVAEAERLINTEKVHVLTGCWNSAVTYPVTAVAERYGIPFIVPVSVADKITEQGFKNVFRIAAKSSWWSRDQFAFLKDIQNEFGTRVKRLAFVYENGDWGKSIAEQWKKLANKGGYEVVLDEPYPSTATDLSPVVQKIRRSRPDVLMLVSNAADAILLTNTLAEYKVDLKAIIASGGGHADPSFIKATGDNSRYLFDIVEWETDVNKPGAKEANAKYKAKYGYNLTGEAVDAYLAMYVLKDALERAGSLDPAKIRQALATTKLTSGPGMIVGYDAVEFDSTGQNKHASLVMVQINDIGNGLERITVWPKNARRAGYKPVFPMPKK